The nucleotide sequence CGTACTCTGACTGAAGCCCGATATAATGTTTTAGCACCTCGATGAGCTGTGCTATTGTTTCTACGTTCTTGTCGTTTGAGAACATTCTTTATGATTTAGATAACTTCTGAAGCTGCGTCTTTGATGTCTTCAACGAATTCGTCAGCTTCTTTACGGCTGAGCTTGATGTCGTGTTTTTTGCAGAAATCGTCAACAGCGTCAGTAATTTTTGTACGTGTGTCAGTTCCTTTCTCTGGAGCTAAAAGGAGTCCGAGAGCTGCGCCTGTGATACCACCACAGAGGAAAGCGCAAATGTAACCTAATGTCTTCATAATCTCTTATTTTTATATTAATGGATATTTGATTCTTTTTCATGGCAAATATAGTCAAAGTTTCGCATATAAGCAATAGATTAGTTGTGTTTTTGTGTTAAAAATCTTATAAAGGTTTTATTTAACAAACTTTATTGGCGTTATTTTCTTCCTTATGCTTCTTATTTTGTAACTTCGCACGATAATTACATAGTAAATTAAAAGTACAATCAATAAAAAACTAAGGGATTATGAAGAAATTTATGGTTTTGGGTGCAGCAATGTGTGTGGCAATGGCTTTCACTGGCTGTAAGTCAAGCGAGAGTGCATACAAGAAGGCTTACGAGAAGGCAAAGTCTCAGGAGCAGAATACTTCCTATAATAATGATAATGCAACGCAGCAGGAGGCTGTTGTGGCACCTGTTGAGACGCAGCCCGTTACGCAGGCTCCAGTTGTTGATAAC is from Prevotella melaninogenica and encodes:
- a CDS encoding YtxH domain-containing protein; its protein translation is MKTLGYICAFLCGGITGAALGLLLAPEKGTDTRTKITDAVDDFCKKHDIKLSRKEADEFVEDIKDAASEVI